CAAAACAGTATGCCGACTGGGAGAAATTCAATAAAGAGCATGGAGACAAAGTAGTCGTTTTGGGCTTTCCTGCTAACAATTTCAATGGCCAGGAGCCAGGTACCAACGAAGAAATCGCGACATTCTGCTCTGCTACTTACGGCGTGACTTTCCCGATGTTTGAAAAAGTTTCTGTATTGGGAGACGATCAGGCGCCAATTTACAAATGGCTTTCGAGCAAAGATCTGAACGGCTGGAATGACAAAGTACCAACCTGGAATTTCTGCAAATACGTTGTGAATGAAAAAGGAGAACTAACCAATTTCTTCGCTTCCAAAATATTACCAACTGATCCTGAATTCCTAAAATCAGTAGGAATCTGAGGAAATAAATTCTTACTTTCAGGCTGCAACAATTTGCAGCCTGAAATATTTCAGCACTACATACACATCACTTACATGAAAGACATTACGGAAGCCAAACGGTACCTCTCCAACGCCAAAGAAATTCTGAGAGAAAAGGCCGTCAAAGAGAATGGCGTTTACAAGGACAGGAAATACGTAAAAATGGCTGGGCACACTGCTTATGCCGGAGTGCTGGTCGCATTGGACAGCGTTTTGGGAGATAAAAAGAAAAAGACCCGAAAAAGTGTTGAGTGGTATCAAAAGGAACTCTCCGGAACTGACAAAAAAATATTGTCTTATTTTCTAGCAGCTTACGACACGTTACATCTGTCAATGAGTTATGATGGAAATCTTAGCGCTGCAGTTTCAAAAGGAGGATTGGAACTGGCAGAGAAAATTATTGATTGGGCTGAGCAAAAATCGCTAGCCTGAATATTTACCTAGAATTTAGTAAGTAATGAATCCCTGGATTGAAGCGGCACGCCCCCGCACATTGCCCCTCGCACTGTCATGCATTTTAATGGGTTGCTTTTTGGCCGCCTCTACTGGTAATTTTAGCTGGGCTGTTGCAGCACTGAGCGTATTGACTACCATTATATTACAGGTACTTTCCAACTTCGCCAACGACTATGGCGACGCAGTAAACGGAAAAGACACAGACTTACGCGAGGGACCACGCCGGGCGGTTCATTCAGGTCATATTACAGCAGCAGTAATGCTGAAAGCCATCGTTGTTTTTTCAATTCTAGCATTAATATCAGGAGTTACATTGCTTACTGTCGCACTACGCGACGCCCCTGCCAATACATTCTGGGTGTTCCTGGGAATCGGGGTAGCCTGTATCATTGCTGCCATCACTTATACTGCCGGAAAACGACCATATGGCTACGTTGGCCTCGGCGACCTGTCGGTACTCATTTTTTTTGGCTGGGTAGGAGTACTAGGCAGCAGTTACCTGCATACCCACATTTGGGACTGGGGCTTGCTTTTACCCGCAACCAGCTGCGGCTTGTTCGCAGTGGGTGTGCTTAATATCAATAACATCAGGGACATTGATTCCGACAAAGCCACCGGCAAGAACTCGATTCCGGTACGACTGGGCCGCGAAAGGGCTGTACGTTATCACTGGGCAATCCTGATCACCGGAATGCTTTGTGTAACGGTCTATACCTTTCAAAATTTTTCAGGTTACACAAGCCTGATTTTCCTGTTTAGTTTTCCACTATTTGTGAAAAATGGATTGGCTATTTCAAGACTTACCAAAGCAAGCGAGCTGGATCCTTATCTTAAACAAATGGCGCTTTCGACATTGTTATTTGTAATTCTGTTTGGAATTGGGGTTGTTCTATAACCATTCTATTTTACTTCGTTGAGGCTTTAATAGCGCCTCCCAGCAGAGCGTAACCTTTTGCATTGGGATGCAGTCCGTCGGAGAAGAGTGATTCGTCGATCTTTCCGTCTTTTTGCAGGAATACTTTGCCGGGATCCGCAAATCCGATATTTGTCTCTCCTGTAAGCTGTACCAGTTTCTCGTTCAATGTCGCTACCCGCTGCTCCTGCTGGCGCCTTGGGTAAATGCCCAGCATCGTGATTTGCGCCTTGGGCTGGTGGTATTTCAATGCGGCAATCAGCAGTTTCCAACCTTCCACAATTTCTTCATCCGTGTTCAGGTGCAGGTTGTTGGTACCGATATTTACAAAGATCTGTTTGGCTGAAAAACCATCCACTTCGCCATGGTTGATCCTCCAAAGCACATTTTCAATGCGGTCCCAGCCATAGCCCAGGTTCCTCGAATTCATACCAAATGTGCTGTTCCAGGAATCCGCGCCATTAGCTCTTGGCCCTTTTGGCAATCCGCCCCAGAAATGTGTAATGGAGTTACCGATTACCACCGTCGCAGGGGGATTCGTTTTATTCAAATCCAGTATCTCTCGATGCCTGTTTTCCCAATCGTAATTATTCAGTTCCCTAAGTTGCGTAATGGGATGGGTGGTGCTAACTATCCCTTTCGGCTCATGCAGGATTTCCCTGATATGCTTTTCGTAGCCTTCTGCATACCGCATCATCCCCAAATCGGTCTGGTGCGTTCCATCGACGGTAGTTTCAATGTCCTGCCCAAAATCTGCTTTGGGAATGAGGCAAATATGATTGATCCCCTGTGCTTTCAGCTGACCGAAACTTTCCCGCAACGCCTCATTCACTTCTACGTAAAAATGTTTGCTCTGGGGATTAATGTCCTCGTCGGTGTAGCCAGCATGCTCAGCGAGGACGATAGGCGTCTCAGGATGCTTTTGCCGCAATGTTACAACCGTATTTACTACGCGCTTT
The genomic region above belongs to Dyadobacter pollutisoli and contains:
- a CDS encoding glutathione peroxidase; translation: MISTLIGGLFADKTEMAERPSDAPVAKQSLYDFKVKSLVGNKTIDLSMYKGKKVVILNVASKCGYTKQYADWEKFNKEHGDKVVVLGFPANNFNGQEPGTNEEIATFCSATYGVTFPMFEKVSVLGDDQAPIYKWLSSKDLNGWNDKVPTWNFCKYVVNEKGELTNFFASKILPTDPEFLKSVGI
- a CDS encoding DUF5618 family protein yields the protein MKDITEAKRYLSNAKEILREKAVKENGVYKDRKYVKMAGHTAYAGVLVALDSVLGDKKKKTRKSVEWYQKELSGTDKKILSYFLAAYDTLHLSMSYDGNLSAAVSKGGLELAEKIIDWAEQKSLA
- a CDS encoding 1,4-dihydroxy-2-naphthoate polyprenyltransferase, with amino-acid sequence MNPWIEAARPRTLPLALSCILMGCFLAASTGNFSWAVAALSVLTTIILQVLSNFANDYGDAVNGKDTDLREGPRRAVHSGHITAAVMLKAIVVFSILALISGVTLLTVALRDAPANTFWVFLGIGVACIIAAITYTAGKRPYGYVGLGDLSVLIFFGWVGVLGSSYLHTHIWDWGLLLPATSCGLFAVGVLNINNIRDIDSDKATGKNSIPVRLGRERAVRYHWAILITGMLCVTVYTFQNFSGYTSLIFLFSFPLFVKNGLAISRLTKASELDPYLKQMALSTLLFVILFGIGVVL
- a CDS encoding SGNH/GDSL hydrolase family protein, yielding MKFRTIYFLFAAVCCSFISQAQSTQFKWWNPQTAQFPVIEGQAWPKEVKNPYDRLPARAEKQVRDQVWGLSNQSAGLMIRFRANSSEIKVRYIVGGKHALPHMAATGVSGVDLYGITSDGAWRWSAGKYAFGDTIVYHFKNLEPNDGYHKLGREYRLFLPLYNSVKWMEIGTPEGTTLSPLAVRPDKPVVIYGTSIAQGACASRPGMAWTAILGRKLDHPLINLGFSGNGRLEKEVVDLISEIDAKIYVLDCLPNLTIRPDSKLELTIDDVKKRVVNTVVTLRQKHPETPIVLAEHAGYTDEDINPQSKHFYVEVNEALRESFGQLKAQGINHICLIPKADFGQDIETTVDGTHQTDLGMMRYAEGYEKHIREILHEPKGIVSTTHPITQLRELNNYDWENRHREILDLNKTNPPATVVIGNSITHFWGGLPKGPRANGADSWNSTFGMNSRNLGYGWDRIENVLWRINHGEVDGFSAKQIFVNIGTNNLHLNTDEEIVEGWKLLIAALKYHQPKAQITMLGIYPRRQQEQRVATLNEKLVQLTGETNIGFADPGKVFLQKDGKIDESLFSDGLHPNAKGYALLGGAIKASTK